A genomic stretch from Candidatus Dadabacteria bacterium includes:
- a CDS encoding GtrA family protein, whose translation MTRSDYPVLFVISEINAFFILLLFFTLRAEMPGVYSKLVGVQWGMFILSPVIHFLFLGFFSRWSSLVQFAKFCVISFSNLVIDFGILNLLIYYSGVAEGILYSVFKAASFILANVNGYAWNKFWTFRSKEVEGWMNQFIRFFAVVGVGLVINVTVASYVVAEFGGSGGSISSTVWANIGAAVSLIFTLFWNFFGLKYLVFKKRS comes from the coding sequence ATGACCAGATCGGATTATCCCGTTTTATTCGTAATAAGCGAGATAAACGCGTTTTTCATACTGCTTCTCTTCTTCACGCTTCGCGCCGAGATGCCCGGAGTGTACTCCAAGCTTGTGGGAGTGCAGTGGGGGATGTTCATACTGAGTCCCGTGATCCACTTTCTTTTTCTCGGGTTTTTCTCCCGTTGGTCCTCGCTGGTCCAGTTCGCAAAGTTCTGCGTCATAAGTTTTTCTAACCTCGTAATCGACTTCGGAATACTTAACCTGCTCATCTATTATTCCGGGGTGGCGGAGGGGATCCTCTACTCGGTTTTCAAGGCGGCTTCCTTTATTCTGGCAAACGTTAACGGCTATGCGTGGAACAAGTTCTGGACGTTTCGCAGCAAGGAGGTCGAGGGATGGATGAACCAGTTCATAAGGTTCTTCGCCGTCGTGGGCGTGGGGCTCGTGATAAACGTTACGGTTGCTTCGTACGTGGTTGCCGAATTTGGAGGTTCGGGGGGCTCCATCTCGTCCACGGTGTGGGCGAACATAGGAGCTGCGGTATCCTTGATATTCACGCTTTTCTGGAACTTCTTCGGCCTTAAGTATCTGGTTTTTAAGAAAAGGTCTTGA
- a CDS encoding acetoacetate decarboxylase family protein: MLARRFLVFLIALVFCAVPLTATHSGEAPPAPAKSFSLPGPQLVTGAWMFIAAYKADPEVLKSMLPAGLKPHPNNHVVINMYTVPDKNQTSGFGAYTLTYLTIELEGHNSYVMDSDITYPGRYFVHYYNSSPTMREFTKPVGIPAQEGMTTTVVENGVLKTKLEIGGQSMIEATAEVGSELGGFGGGHLNYFGFMEDKGVVKYPIPWNGGTVSMANPKITFTAPEGHSLHKLKPLADPTWAIWTKGSFVYPQYQVVN; the protein is encoded by the coding sequence ATGTTAGCTAGAAGGTTTTTGGTTTTTTTGATTGCTTTGGTTTTCTGTGCCGTTCCGCTCACGGCCACGCACTCGGGTGAGGCCCCGCCGGCCCCGGCCAAGTCGTTTTCGCTTCCGGGCCCGCAGCTGGTAACCGGTGCTTGGATGTTCATCGCAGCCTACAAGGCCGACCCGGAGGTTTTGAAATCGATGCTTCCGGCGGGTCTTAAGCCCCATCCGAACAATCACGTGGTCATAAACATGTACACGGTTCCCGACAAGAACCAGACCTCGGGATTCGGGGCGTACACGCTCACCTATCTGACGATTGAGCTTGAAGGTCACAACTCGTACGTGATGGATTCCGATATAACCTACCCCGGAAGGTACTTCGTTCATTACTACAACAGCTCTCCCACGATGAGGGAGTTCACCAAGCCTGTCGGAATTCCCGCTCAGGAGGGAATGACCACCACCGTGGTAGAGAACGGAGTGCTTAAGACAAAGCTTGAAATCGGCGGACAGTCGATGATCGAGGCCACGGCCGAGGTCGGAAGCGAACTCGGAGGATTCGGCGGAGGACACCTTAACTACTTCGGGTTTATGGAGGACAAGGGAGTGGTCAAGTACCCGATCCCGTGGAACGGGGGAACGGTATCAATGGCTAACCCGAAAATAACGTTCACGGCTCCCGAGGGACATTCGCTTCACAAGCTTAAGCCGCTTGCGGATCCGACCTGGGCGATCTGGACCAAGGGAAGCTTCGTCTACCCCCAGTACCAGGTAGTTAACTGA
- a CDS encoding MlaD family protein, with the protein MEKQKSARLKVGVFVLASIAIFVYGVFTISGQEELFEREYKVKTYFNNSAGLLEGAYVRLSGVGVGSVSTIRFSDDSSLGKVQVIMEINKRALSRISKDSHATIKTEGLLGAKFVEIVPGQGESIGKARDGIVIRGYTSPEMQEIISQSEEFVTNLTSISRSLDKIVGAFADEKREDFLHTLIYDEQFAADMRSFSSNLAEISRMIREGEGSLGALIVDPSVHDALKGVLGEAERNRFVRSAVRYMIEEKEKRASGEH; encoded by the coding sequence ATGGAAAAGCAGAAATCGGCCCGACTCAAGGTAGGGGTTTTCGTCCTCGCATCGATCGCTATATTCGTTTACGGAGTTTTCACGATAAGCGGCCAGGAAGAGCTCTTTGAGAGGGAGTACAAGGTAAAGACCTACTTTAACAACTCGGCTGGGTTGCTCGAGGGTGCCTATGTGCGACTCTCGGGAGTGGGAGTGGGATCCGTGTCGACCATCCGTTTCTCGGACGATTCTTCCCTCGGGAAGGTTCAGGTCATAATGGAAATCAACAAGCGGGCGCTTTCCAGAATCTCGAAGGACTCCCACGCCACGATCAAGACCGAAGGACTTCTGGGGGCGAAGTTCGTCGAGATCGTTCCCGGCCAGGGAGAGAGCATAGGCAAGGCCCGCGACGGGATCGTGATCAGGGGTTACACGTCGCCCGAGATGCAGGAGATAATAAGCCAGTCAGAGGAATTCGTTACTAACCTCACGTCCATCTCCAGGAGTCTCGACAAGATAGTGGGGGCGTTTGCGGATGAGAAGCGGGAGGATTTCCTGCATACTCTCATCTACGACGAGCAGTTTGCGGCCGACATGCGGAGCTTCTCCTCCAACTTGGCCGAGATTTCCCGGATGATCAGGGAAGGAGAAGGTTCGCTTGGGGCACTTATAGTCGATCCCTCGGTTCACGACGCCCTTAAAGGAGTGCTGGGGGAGGCGGAGAGAAACAGGTTTGTTCGCTCCGCCGTTAGGTATATGATAGAAGAAAAGGAGAAGAGGGCGTCGGGAGAGCATTAG